A single genomic interval of Oncorhynchus mykiss isolate Arlee chromosome 13, USDA_OmykA_1.1, whole genome shotgun sequence harbors:
- the slc6a16a gene encoding sodium-dependent neutral amino acid transporter B(0)AT2 isoform X1 yields the protein MMQKPPLPSDEEGTRMGESRSEAELLDLGVQGTSGGVASSGDADDRPAWDSKLQYVLAQVGFSVGLGNVWRFPYLCHQNGGGAFMVLYVMLLLVVGVPLFFMELAAGQCIRQGSIGVWKHISPKLAGIGYSSCMVCFFVALYYNVIIAWSLFYMGNSFQYPLPWEQCPINMTINKTVKECLGSSPTSYFWFRKALDITDSIDESGEFNPIMTGCLLAAWAIVCLAMIKGIKSSAKVMYFSSVFPYAVLFIFLVRGLMLDGAKEGIAYMFYPKIEIWAEVQVWRQAATQVFFALGLGYGSVIAYSSYNPIHNNCHRDALMVSCINFMTSVLASLVVFVVLGFRAKNIVLNCITQNLGLLNDMATHGSNHHWWPWFNMSDPASVTIPDYREWYHHYGSQVGTNITDCDLDEEMSKGVEGTGLAFIAFTEAMAQFPASPFWSTLFFLMLLNLGMSTMFGTMQGILTPLMDNFSLLGRHRTMLTVCSCALGFVIGLLFTQRSGNYFVTMFDDYSATLPLIIVVVFETFAVAWVYGADRFLDDIEIMLKWRPPVLYKYLWKYVCLFAMVGLLAASLLRMVFKRPTYTAWNHTTASETTLEYPGWALAMLAMLILAATLPVPVGYFHSWLKNRGMGPEGELAGQEIDRERYTKCNSSDALDSNSQHTPSVEDNGRPRASFLPLGLDHYRLLPQQEDVEEEEEDTM from the exons ATGCAGAAGCCTCCATTGCCTAGCGATGAGGAGGGCACTAGGATGGGAGAGAGTCGGTCGGAGGCAGAGCTCCTGGACTTGGGAGTGCAGGGGACCTCCGGGGGCGTGGCGTCGTCTGGGGATGCAGACGACCGCCCGGCGTGGGACAGCAAGCTGCAGTATGTACTGGCTCAGGTGGGCTTCAGCGTGGGCTTGGGGAACGTATGGAGGTTCCCCTACCTCTGCCATCAGAACGGAGGAG GCGCATTCATGGTTCTCTATGTCATGCTGTTGTTGGTGGTGGGGGTTCCCCTGTTCTTCATGGAGCTGGCTGCGGGCCAGTGTATCCGTCAGGGCAGCATCGGTGTGTGGAAGCACATCTCCCCTAAGCTGGCCGGTATCGGCTACTCCAGCTGCATG GTGTGTTTCTTTGTGGCTCTCTACTACAATGTCATCATCGCATGGAGTCTCTTCTACATGGGCAACTCCTTCCAGTATCCTCTACCCTGGGAGCAGTGTCCCATCAACATGACCATCAATAAAACTG taaaGGAATGCTTAGGTAGCTCCCCAACCTCATACTTCTGGTTCCGGAAGGCTCTAGACATCACAGACTCCATCGATGAGTCTGGTGAGTTTAACCCCATCATGACGGGCTGTCTGCTGGCTGCCTGGGCCATCgtctgtctagccatgatcaaaGGCATCAAGTCCTCTGCCAAG GTGATGTATTTCTCCTCAGTCTTCCCCTATGCTGTGCTGTTCATCTTCCTCGTCAGAGGCTTGATGCTGGATGGAGCCAAGGAGGGAATCGCCTACATGTTCTACCCTAAA ataGAAATTTGGGCTGAGGTGCAGGTGTGGCGGCAGGCAGCCACACAGGTGTTCTTTGCCCTGGGCCTGGGCTACGGCTCTGTGATTGCCTACTCTTCCTACAACCCCATCCACAACAACTGTCACCGTGACGCGCTCATGGTCTCTTGCATCAACTTCATGACCTCAGTGCTCGCATCACTGGTGGTGTTCGTAGTGCTGGGCTTCAGGGCCAAGAACATTGTCCTGAACTGCATCACCCA AAATCTGGGCCTGTTAAACGACATGGCCACACATGGAAGCAACCATCACTGGTGGCCGTGGTTCAACATGTCTGATCCTGCCTCCGTCACCATACCTGACTACAGAGAGTGGTACCATCACTACGGCTCCCAGGTGGGGACAAACATCACCGACTGTGACCTGGATGAGGAGATGAGCAAG GGTGTGGAAGGGACGGGCCTGGCGTTCATTGCCTTCACAGAGGCCATGGCCCAGTTCCCTGCCAGCCCCTTCTGGTCCACGCTCTTCTTCCTCATGCTGCTCAACCTGGGCATGAGCACCATGTTCGGCACCATGCAGGGGATCCTCACCCCCCTCATGGACAACTTCAGCCTGCTGGGACGCCACCGGACCATGCTCACAG TGTGCAGCTGTGCCCTGGGCTTTGTGATCGGACTTTTGTTTACCCAGCGCTCAGGGAACTACTTTGTGACAATGTTCGATGACTACTCTGCCACCCTACCCCTGATCATCGTGGTGGTCTTTGAGACATTCGCTGTGGCCTGGGTGTACGGAGCTGACCG ctTCTTGGATGACATTGAGATCATGCTGAAATGGCGCCCCCCGGTGCTGTATAAGTACCTGTGGAAGTACGTGTGTCTGTTTGCTATGGTGGGCCTGCTGGCGGCAAGTCTACTGCGAATGGTCTTCAAACGACCGACCTACACAGCCTGGAACCACACCACG GCATCGGAGACAACTCTGGAGTACCCAGGCTGGGCCCTGGCCATGTTGGCCATGCTGATCCTGGCTGCCACCCTGCCTGTCCCTGTTGGCTACTTCCACTCCTGGCTGAAGAACCGTGGCATGGGCCCCGAGGGGGAGCTCGCGGGccaggagatagacagagagaggtacacCAAGTGCAACTCCAGCGACGCCCTGGACTCCAACTCCCAGCATACCCCTTCGGTGGAGGATAATGGCCGACCCAGGGCTAGCTTCCTACCACTGGGCCTtgaccactacagactcctcccaCAACAGGAAgacgtggaggaggaggaagaggatacgATGTGA
- the slc6a16a gene encoding sodium-dependent neutral amino acid transporter B(0)AT2 isoform X2, with translation MVCFFVALYYNVIIAWSLFYMGNSFQYPLPWEQCPINMTINKTVKECLGSSPTSYFWFRKALDITDSIDESGEFNPIMTGCLLAAWAIVCLAMIKGIKSSAKVMYFSSVFPYAVLFIFLVRGLMLDGAKEGIAYMFYPKIEIWAEVQVWRQAATQVFFALGLGYGSVIAYSSYNPIHNNCHRDALMVSCINFMTSVLASLVVFVVLGFRAKNIVLNCITQNLGLLNDMATHGSNHHWWPWFNMSDPASVTIPDYREWYHHYGSQVGTNITDCDLDEEMSKGVEGTGLAFIAFTEAMAQFPASPFWSTLFFLMLLNLGMSTMFGTMQGILTPLMDNFSLLGRHRTMLTVCSCALGFVIGLLFTQRSGNYFVTMFDDYSATLPLIIVVVFETFAVAWVYGADRFLDDIEIMLKWRPPVLYKYLWKYVCLFAMVGLLAASLLRMVFKRPTYTAWNHTTASETTLEYPGWALAMLAMLILAATLPVPVGYFHSWLKNRGMGPEGELAGQEIDRERYTKCNSSDALDSNSQHTPSVEDNGRPRASFLPLGLDHYRLLPQQEDVEEEEEDTM, from the exons ATG GTGTGTTTCTTTGTGGCTCTCTACTACAATGTCATCATCGCATGGAGTCTCTTCTACATGGGCAACTCCTTCCAGTATCCTCTACCCTGGGAGCAGTGTCCCATCAACATGACCATCAATAAAACTG taaaGGAATGCTTAGGTAGCTCCCCAACCTCATACTTCTGGTTCCGGAAGGCTCTAGACATCACAGACTCCATCGATGAGTCTGGTGAGTTTAACCCCATCATGACGGGCTGTCTGCTGGCTGCCTGGGCCATCgtctgtctagccatgatcaaaGGCATCAAGTCCTCTGCCAAG GTGATGTATTTCTCCTCAGTCTTCCCCTATGCTGTGCTGTTCATCTTCCTCGTCAGAGGCTTGATGCTGGATGGAGCCAAGGAGGGAATCGCCTACATGTTCTACCCTAAA ataGAAATTTGGGCTGAGGTGCAGGTGTGGCGGCAGGCAGCCACACAGGTGTTCTTTGCCCTGGGCCTGGGCTACGGCTCTGTGATTGCCTACTCTTCCTACAACCCCATCCACAACAACTGTCACCGTGACGCGCTCATGGTCTCTTGCATCAACTTCATGACCTCAGTGCTCGCATCACTGGTGGTGTTCGTAGTGCTGGGCTTCAGGGCCAAGAACATTGTCCTGAACTGCATCACCCA AAATCTGGGCCTGTTAAACGACATGGCCACACATGGAAGCAACCATCACTGGTGGCCGTGGTTCAACATGTCTGATCCTGCCTCCGTCACCATACCTGACTACAGAGAGTGGTACCATCACTACGGCTCCCAGGTGGGGACAAACATCACCGACTGTGACCTGGATGAGGAGATGAGCAAG GGTGTGGAAGGGACGGGCCTGGCGTTCATTGCCTTCACAGAGGCCATGGCCCAGTTCCCTGCCAGCCCCTTCTGGTCCACGCTCTTCTTCCTCATGCTGCTCAACCTGGGCATGAGCACCATGTTCGGCACCATGCAGGGGATCCTCACCCCCCTCATGGACAACTTCAGCCTGCTGGGACGCCACCGGACCATGCTCACAG TGTGCAGCTGTGCCCTGGGCTTTGTGATCGGACTTTTGTTTACCCAGCGCTCAGGGAACTACTTTGTGACAATGTTCGATGACTACTCTGCCACCCTACCCCTGATCATCGTGGTGGTCTTTGAGACATTCGCTGTGGCCTGGGTGTACGGAGCTGACCG ctTCTTGGATGACATTGAGATCATGCTGAAATGGCGCCCCCCGGTGCTGTATAAGTACCTGTGGAAGTACGTGTGTCTGTTTGCTATGGTGGGCCTGCTGGCGGCAAGTCTACTGCGAATGGTCTTCAAACGACCGACCTACACAGCCTGGAACCACACCACG GCATCGGAGACAACTCTGGAGTACCCAGGCTGGGCCCTGGCCATGTTGGCCATGCTGATCCTGGCTGCCACCCTGCCTGTCCCTGTTGGCTACTTCCACTCCTGGCTGAAGAACCGTGGCATGGGCCCCGAGGGGGAGCTCGCGGGccaggagatagacagagagaggtacacCAAGTGCAACTCCAGCGACGCCCTGGACTCCAACTCCCAGCATACCCCTTCGGTGGAGGATAATGGCCGACCCAGGGCTAGCTTCCTACCACTGGGCCTtgaccactacagactcctcccaCAACAGGAAgacgtggaggaggaggaagaggatacgATGTGA